One window of the Anopheles cruzii chromosome 2, idAnoCruzAS_RS32_06, whole genome shotgun sequence genome contains the following:
- the LOC128267604 gene encoding tyrosine--tRNA ligase, mitochondrial, with protein MLAGSQMLMFRLNASVKTIIRFPVRRYSERNILKLRDRGFIQDVFPAESIQKAGTMLGSATQSVYAGFDPTANSLHVGNLLVLIGLLHAQRAGHRPIALVGGATGLIGDPSGRKTERQQLEVQTVQHNVDCLTKQILRIFDHHERFCWHKSTALPPVLVVNNADWYRQYNFVEFMANVGRHFRMGAMLSRSSVQSRLQGESGMSFTEFSYQLFQAYDWLHLLRHHGCRFQLGGSDQMGNIMSGQELISRTEPKEEVFGLTLPLITNEEGDKFGKSAGNAVWLSQDRTSPYAMYQFFVRTPDSEVEKLLKLLTFLPLPTIEQTMAKHRRTPELWEAQTLLADELTRLVHGDEGLQMAKSISRALYSGDLTALEQLEVRDVSQIFDGASLHEVVPEPGMTVLDIAMRAKCFPTEKDAVRIIGAGGFSINLKKVKNVTEVLVPSVHMISNKLSLLRVGKRNYYIVKWLM; from the exons ATGTTAGCCGGTTCGCAGATGTTAATGTTTCGGCTCAATGCGAGTGTAAAAACCATAATACGCTTTCCGGTCCGCCGCTATTCGGAGCgtaatattttaaaactacGAGACCGTGGCTTCATACAGGATGTGTTTCCGGCGGAATCGAT TCAGAAGGCCGGCACGATGCTCGGCTCAGCCACGCAGTCCGTGTACGCTGGATTCGACCCGACGGCCAACAGCTTGCACGTGGGAAACTTGCTGGTGCTGATTGGACTGCTGCACGCACAACGGGCTGGCCATCGACCGATCGCGCTAGTCGGTGGCGCAACTGGGCTGATTGGCGATCCTTCTGGTCGCAAAACAGAACGCCAACAGCTGGAAGTGCAAACGGTACAGCATAACGTGGACTGCctaacgaaacaaattttgcGTATTTTCGACCACCACGAACGCTTCTGCTGGCACAAATCGACCGCCTTGCCGCCAGTGCTCGTGGTGAACAATGCTGACTGGTACCGACAGTACAACTTCGTCGAGTTTATGGCCAACGTTGGTCGGCACTTTCGCATGGGAGCTATGCTGTCCCGGTCCTCCGTCCAGAGCCGCTTGCAAGGCGAATCGGGGATGAGCTTCACCGAGTTTTCCTACCAACTGTTCCAGGCGTACGATTGGCTGCATCTGCTACGGCACCACGGCTGCCGCTTTCAACTCGGTGGCTCGGATCAGATGGGTAACATCATGTCGGGCCAGGAGTTGATAAGTCGTACTGAGCCGAAGGAGGAAGTGTTTGGGTTGACCCTGCCACTGATTACCAACGAGGAGGGCGACAAGTTTGGCAAATCGGCTGGTAACGCCGTGTGGTTGTCGCAGGATCGTACCTCCCCGTACGCAATGTACCAGTTCTTCGTGCGCACACCGGATTCCGAGGTGGAGAAGCTGCTTAAGTTACTAACATTTCTGCCGCTGCCCACGATAGAACAAACGATGGCCAAACACCGTCGCACACCGGAACTGTGGGAAGCACAAACGTTGTTGGCCGATGAGCTGACCCGGCTGGTGCACGGCGACGAGGGTTTGCAGATGGCGAAATCCATTAGTCGGGCACTATACAGCGGTGACCTAACGGCACTAGAACAGCTCGAGGTGCGAGACGTTTCGCAAATCTTTGACGGCGCATCGTTGCATGAAGTAGTGCCAGAACCTGGCATGACCGTGCTCGACATTGCTATGCGAgcgaaatgttttccaacGGAAAAAGACGCCGTGCGTATCATTGGTGCAGGAGGTTTTAGTATAAACCTTAAAAAGGTCAAAAACGTTACCGAAGTTCTAGTCCCATCGGTGCACATGATTTCCAATAAGCTTTCGCTGCTCCGTGTCGGCAAGCGGAATTATTACATTGTAAAGTGGCTTATGTAA
- the LOC128277791 gene encoding transmembrane emp24 domain-containing protein bai — protein MLRRVPGAVFSVLLLIVLTTVPCTDGIMFRLTPNTQKCLRDEMQGNQIVAGEYEITNAPGQKIDFVVRDTKGHILAQKEDVSKGKFSFTSEVYDTFEICFISHVPPTHRGVDQEVSLDVKKGIETKSYEGIGEAAKLKPLEVDLKRLEDLSDAIVQDFALMRKREEEMRDTNESTNSRVLFFSIFSMSCLLGLATWQVLYLRRYFIAKKLI, from the exons ATGTTGCGGCGTGTACCAGGAGCAGTTTTCTCGGTACTGCTGCTCATTGTGCTGACTACGGTGCCGTGTACAGATGGTATTATGTTTCGCTTAACAccgaacacacaaaaatgtctCCGCGACGAAATGCAGGGCAATCAGATCGTTGCCGGCGAATACGAAATCACGAACGCGCCGGGTCAAAAGATTGATTTCGTG gTACGTGACACGAAGGGCCATATACTAGCACAGAAGGAAGATGTCTCCAAAGGGAAATTTTCGTTCACATCCGAAGTGTACGACACGTTCGAGATATGCTTCATTTCACATGTGCCACCAA CACACCGAGGCGTTGATCAGGAGGTATCGCTGGACGTGAAAAAGGGAATTGAAACCAAAAGCTACGAAGGG ATTGGAGAAGCGGCCAAGTTGAAGCCTCTGGAGGTGGATCTGAAACGTTTAGAAGATTTATCGGATGCTATCGTACAAGACTTTGCGTTGATGAGAAAGCGTGAGGAAGAAATGCGTGACACTAACG AGTCCACCAACAGCCGGGTGCTGTTCTTTAGCATCTTCAGTATGAGCTGCTTACTGGGACTGGCCACATGGCAAGTGCTTTATTTAAGAAGGTACTTCATTGCAAAGAAACTAATTTAA
- the LOC128278226 gene encoding calpain-C: protein MTSSYERIKSECKQKAVLWEDEDFPATQSSVFYHQTPPFTFAWKRPHEIVSNPVFVNDSTAQFDIVPGKMGDRWLVSCLGVLYLSKGLFYRVVPADQNFDKPYYGVFRFRLWWCGEWLEVLVDDRLPTINGKLAFLQAQNSNSFWPGLLEKAYAKLHGSYEALKYGTLLDGLADLTGGITESISIKADSNILIRPPLLHNLLDTTSILTCTINNGIVSQIRNQTEAQPNGIHIGINYRLCSMDKAETIMGDTVQLVRLRNPLAQTLSKAANFNGDWSSFSGSWERVTINERNRLIEQLDQGEFWMSFFDMTQTFTHLECVHLDSDTARDEPQLADKSRRWLMRLYQGTWKRGVTAGGCRNNPDSFHINPQLQLFLSEKEDVIISVNQHSVLEPKVIGFTVYNLNSVQTINGCLSKNFFKKHKSLVNSQYTNSRQISHRCSLDPGRYLIMATTFEPAEEASFSVRVLGSTIRLALLETQTMLLLDPFPLLNSNTKVTIDSANNNNNNNNNNGVACSTAQYEPVFMQLADDQRTLNCFDLQELLEACLPNDYIRSCASIDVCRQVVCLMDKSNRGRINFNDFNKFMINLKTWWGVFKMHTKEKSGILKAERLRDALFDVGFQLSTDNISILILRYMRRDGTLRLADFISAILHLTMAFELFKAKDTNQDGVISMGMTEWIKSVFMC from the exons ATGACTTCCTCGTACGAGCGCATCAAGTCGGAGTGCAAGCAGAAGGCCGTCCTGTGGGAGGATGAGGACTTCCCGGCGACCCAGTCGTCCGTGTTCTACCACCAGACGCCTCCGTTCACGTTCGCGTGGAAGCGACCGCACGAGATTGTCTCGAACCCGGTGTTCGTGAACGACTCGACGGCCCAGTTCGATATCGTGCCGGGCAAGATGGGCGACCGGTGGCTTGTGTCCTGCCTGGGCGTGCTATACCTGTCCAAAGGGCTGTTCTACCGCGTGGTACCGGCCGACCAGAACTTTGACAAGCCGTACTACGGcgtgttccgcttccggctGTGGTGGTGCGGCGAGTGGCTGGAGGTGCTGGTCGACGACCGGTTGCCGACCATCAACGGGAAGCTGGCGTTCCTGCAAGCCCAGAACTCCAACTCCTTCTGGCCCGGCCTGCTGGAGAAGGCGTACGCCAA GCTGCACGGATCGTACGAAGCGTTGAAGTATGGCACCCTGCTCGACGGGCTGGCCGATCTGACAGGGGGCATCACCGAGTCGATATCGATCAAGGCGGACAGCAACATACTGATAAGGCCACCGCTGCTACACAATCTGCTCGACACGACCAGCATCCTCACGTGCACGATCAACAATGGGATCGTGTCCCAGATACGCAACCAAACCGAGGCCCAGCCAAACGGCATCCACATCGGCATCAACTATCGGCTCTGCTCGATGGACAAG GCAGAAACCATTATGGGCGATACGGTGCAGCTGGTGCGGCTGCGGAATCCGCTGGCACAAACGCTCAGCAAGGCGGCCAATTTCAACGGCGACTGGTCGTCCTTTTCCGGCTCCTGGGAGCGCGTCACGATAAACGAGCGGAACCGTCTGATCGAGCAGCTTGACCAGGGCGAGTTCTGGATGTCGTTCTTCGATATGACGCAAACGTTCACCCACCTCGAATGTGTCCACCTCGACTCGGACACGGCCCGGGACGAGCCGCAGCTGGCGGACAAGAGCCGCCGCTGGCTGATGCGACTGTACCAGGGCACGTGGAAGCGTGGCGTCACGGCGGGCGGTTGCCGCAACAACCCGGACTCGTTCCACATCAACCCGCAGCTGCAACTGTTTCTGAGCGAAAAGGAGGACGTCATCATCTCGGTCAACCAGCACAGTGTGCTCGAGCCGAAGGTGATCGGCTTCACGGTGTACAATCTCAACAGTG TGCAAACTATCAACGGATGTCTGTCGAAGAACTTCTTCAAGAAGCACAAAAGCTTAGTCAACTCGCAGTACACCAACTCGCGGCAGATCAGCCACCGGTGTTCGCTCGATCCGGGCCGCTACCTCATCATGGCCACCACGTTCGAGCCGGCCGAGGAGGCGTCGTTCAGTGTGCGCGTCCTCGGCAGCACCATCCGGCTGGCGCTGCTCGAAACCcaaacgatgctgctgctcgatccGTTCCCGCTGCTCAACTCCAACACGAAGGTGACGATCGACTcggcgaacaacaacaataacaacaacaacaacaacggagtGGCCTGCAGTACGGCCCAGTACGAGCCGGTCTTCATGCAGCTGGCCGACGACCAGCG GACACTGAACTGTTTCGACCTGCAGGAGCTGCTCGAAGCGTGCCTCCCGAATGACTACATTCGCAGCTGTGCCAGTATAGACGTTTGCCGGCAGGTCGTCTGCCTGATGGAT AAATCCAACCGGGGCCGTATCAATTTCAACGATTTCAACAAATTCATGATCAACCTGAAAACTTGGTGGGGAGTGTTCAAGATGCACACGAAGGAAAAGTCCGGCATCCTGAAGGCGGAGCGGTTGCGGGACGCGCTGTTCGATGTGGGCTTCCAGCTGAGCACCGACAACATTTCCATCCTTATCTTAAG GTACATGCGACGGGATGGAACGCTCCGGTTGGCCGACTTTATATCGGCCATTCTGCATCTCACCATGGCGTTCGAGTTGTTCAAGGCCAAGGACACGAACCAGGATGGGGTGATCAGCATGGGAATGACCGAG TGGATCAAGTCCGTCTTCATGTGCTGA
- the LOC128267880 gene encoding N-terminal Xaa-Pro-Lys N-methyltransferase 1, translating into MESASVEEATANQTLDGANPNSCTMECEAPSESFSNDTSPTEDESITTDSVSYYANAKKYWSSVSPTVDGMLGGFGSISFIDIRGSEQFLKHLYKQKPVPGRRRALDCGAGIGRVTRNLLVPAFERVDLVEQDEIFCQTARTGLADCGPKVGTVFNEGLQNFTPQEAHYDIIWSQWVLGHLTDEDVVQFLLRCAKGLTRGGMVVVKENFTSNDEVDADRTDSSVTRPLMLMKQLLKKANMRVVKEQRQTSFPKQLYPVYMLALKPVIKK; encoded by the coding sequence ATGGAGTCGGCATCGGTAGAAGAAGCCACCGCCAACCAAACCCTCGATGGAGCCAACCCCAATTCCTGCACGATGGAGTGCGAAGCACCGAGCGAATCGTTCTCAAATGATACATCACCCACCGAAGATGAAAGCATTACCACGGATAGTGTTAGTTATTACGCAAATGCCAAAAAGTATTGGTCCTCCGTGTCGCCAACCGTAGACGGCATGCTGGGCGGTTTCGGTAGCATCTCCTTCATCGATATCCGCGGGTCGGAGCAGTTCCTGAAGCATCTTTACAAGCAAAAGCCGGTACCGGGACGCCGGCGAGCGTTAGACTGTGGAGCCGGTATCGGGCGGGTGACGCGAAATTTGCTCGTTCCCGCCTTCGAACGGGTCGATCTGGTTGAGCAAGATGAAATCTTTTGCCAGACAGCCCGAACGGGCCTAGCGGATTGCGGCCCTAAGGTGGGCACCGTGTTTAACGAAGGGCTGCAGAACTTTACGCCCCAGGAGGCACACTACGATATTATCTGGTCCCAGTGGGTGCTCGGGCACTTGACCGACGAGGACGTTGTGCAGTTTTTGCTTCGCTGTGCGAAAGGACTGACTAGAGGTggcatggtggtggtgaaagaaAACTTCACCTCCAACGACGAGGTGGACGCCGACCGGACAGACTCGTCCGTGACTCGGCCCCTGATGTTGATGAAGCAGCTCTTGAAAAAAGCAAACATGCGTGTCGTCAAGGAGCAACGCCAAACAAGCTTCCCCAAGCAGCTTTACCCGGTATACATGCTAGCGCTGAAACCTGTAATAAAGAAATGA
- the LOC128269337 gene encoding kinesin-like protein Klp68D: MERNIKTKTSPSTAKNECVQVVVRCRPLNNKEVTGNFQKVVDVFPSRGVIEILNCNEASRENKKMFTYDAVYDCSSTQQTIYDEVVRPLVASVMEGFNGCVFAYGQTGTGKTHTMEGIKNDLEQKGIIPRAFEQVWAHINRAQNMNFLVAVSYLEIYMEELRDLLKPNLTATLELRERDGGIVVPNLHSVLCKSVEDMLHVMHQGNKNRTVGFTNMNEHSSRSHAIFLIKIEMCEAGATLVKVGKLNLIDLAGSERQSKTGATAERLKEASKINRALSSLGNVISALAEKSPHIPYRDSKLTRLLQDSLGGNSKTIMIANIGPSEYNYNETLTTLRYAHRAKTIENKPVKNEDPQDTKLREYQNEIAELRKLISERQKREKSVPREKKAKKRAVVSRVKREPSLVQSDEKSDSEVEEEEEDDCEKENEQDFNELDAKAKEELMKEREATALLASKLQELEGQLVKGGKNILDTYTERQFELEKKLSEIAERKKREIEMQQQLELQEESTMEIRETFTSLQQEAELKTRKLKKCYAKCMALKQELQDTRDEHNRDRRELEMTQNELIKELKRLLLVIDNFVPAEVKSRLYTQAKYDDEAEEWFLNGNMMLSSHHVVSRPVAEPNRRRPMSEYALHMIKTNSADAVRYKGENIMNYELDMPLRTTYEYSNPKVSASLQAVLAEAMQTEDDIDITDQSNYASMMKMRLDQITKRNMHADHTASHPSASGPAVLGTSSGSTVGGATVGIGSTIPSSSSHIHNNSSSRARSSIYSRGKSAAPAFGAHSAASSKKASTSAALAASGHGSGSGVGAGSTFPKARGLIPK, encoded by the exons ATGGAGCGgaacatcaaaacaaaaaccagtcCTTCG ACTGCCAAAAACGAGTGCGTACAGGTGGTAGTACGCTGCCGGCCGCTAAACAATAAGGAAGTGACCGGAAACTTTCAAAAGGTGGTCGATGTTTTTCCGAGCCGCGGCGTGATCGAGATCCTCAACTGCAATGAGGCTTCACgggaaaataagaaaatgttCACGTACGATGCGGTGTACGATTGCAG TTCCACACAGCAAACGATCTACGATGAGGTGGTGCGCCCGTTGGTGGCCTCCGTAATGGAGGGCTTCAACGGGTGCGTCTTCGCGTACGGTCAAACGGGAACGGGCAAGACGCACACGATGGAAGGCATCAAAAACGACCTGGAACAGAAGGGCATCATACCGCGGGCTTTCGAGCAGGTCTGGGCGCACATTAATCGGGCGCAGAACATGAACTTTCTGGTGGCCGTGTCGTATCTGGAAATTTACATGGAGGAACTGCGCGATCTACTGAAACCGAACTTGACTGCCACGCTGGAGCTACGCGAGCGGGACGGGGGCATTGTGGTGCCGAACCTGCACTCGGTACTGTGCAAGAGTGTCGAAGACATGCTGCACGTGATGCACCAGGGCAACAAGAACCGCACGGTCGGGTTTACCAACATGAACGAGCACAGTTCGCGCTCGCACGCGATTTTCCTGATCAAGATCGAAATGTGCGAAGCCGGCGCGACGCTGGTGAAGGTCGGTAAGCTGAATCTGATCGATTTGGCCGGCAGCGAGCGACAGTCCAAAACGGGCGCCACAGCCGAACGACTGAAGGAGGCCAGCAAGATCAACCGGGCGCTGTCGTCGCTGGGCAACGTTATTTCGGCTCTGGCAGAGAAATCACCGCACATCCCGTACCGTGACTCGAAGCTGACGCGCCTGCTGCAGGACTCGCTCGGTGGTAACTCGAAGACGATCATGATCGCCAACATTGGGCCGTCCGAGTACAACTACAATGAAACGCTTACGACACTACGGTACGCGCACCGAGCGAAGACGATCGAGAATAAACCGGTGAAGAACGAGGATCCGCAGGACACGAAACTGCGCGAGTACCAGAACGAGATTGCCGAACTGCGGAAGTTGATCAGCGAGCGACAGAAGCGCGAGAAGTCGGTGCCGCGCGAGAAGAAGGCCAAGAAGCGGGCCGTGGTGTCACGGGTAAAGCGTGAACCGAGCCTGGTGCAGTCGGATGAAAAATCGGACTCGGAAGTcgaagaggaagaggaggacgaCTGCGAGAAGGAGAACGAGCAGGACTTTAACGAGCTGGACGCGAAGGCCAAAGAGGAGCTGATGAAGGAGCGCGAAGCGACGGCCCTGCTCGCCTCGAAACTGCAGGAGCTCGAGGGCCAACTAGTCAAGGGCGGAAAGAACATACTGGACACCTACACCGAGCGGCAGTTCGAGCTGGAGAAAAAGTTGTCGGAGATTGCGGAGCGCAAGAAGCGCGAAATCgagatgcagcagcagctggagctGCAGGAAGAGTCGACGATGGAGATACGGGAAACGTTTACCTCGCTCCAGCAGGAGGCTGAGCTGAAGACGCGCAAATTGAAAAAGTGTTACGCCAAGTGTATGGCCCTGAAGCAGGAGCTGCAGGATACGCGCGACGAACACAATCGCGACCGGCGCGAGCTGGAGATGACGCAGAACGAACTGATCAAGGAGCTAAAGCGTTTGCTGCTTGTTATCGATAATTTTGTGCCGGCGGAGGTGAAGTCGCGCTTGTACACGCAGGCCAAGTACGACGACGAGGCCGAAGAGTGGTTCCTGAACGGAAACATGATGCTCAGCAGCCACCACGTGGTGTCACGGCCTGTCGCCGAACCAAACCGGAGACGACCGATGAGCGAGTATGCGCTGCACATGATCAAAACCAACTCGGCTGATGCCGTTCGGTATAAG GGGGAAAACATCATGAACTACGAGCTGGACATGCCGCTCCGAACAACGTACGAGTACTCCAACCCGAAAGTTTCGGCTTCACTGCAGGCGGTGCTAGCAGAAGCAATGCAAACGGAGGACGACATCGACATCACCGATCAATCCAACTACGCTAGCATGATGAAGATGCGGCTGGATCAGATTACCAAGCGTAACATGCACGCGGATCATACAGCTTCCCATCCGTCAGCGAGCGGACCTGCTGTCCTGGGGACGAGTTCCGGTTCCACGGTCGGAGGTGCCACCGTTGGCATCGGAAGCACAATAcccagtagcagcagccacaTCCACAATAACAGTAGCAGCCGAGCTCGGTCGTCAATTTATAGCCGAGGCAAGTCAGCGGCACCTGCCTTTGGAGCGCATTCGGCAGCATCCTCCAAGAAGGCGTCCACCTCCGCTGCCCTAGCGGCCAGTGGCCATGGGAGTGGCTCGGGAGTAGGAGCGGGGAGCACGTTCCCGAAGGCTCGTGGTCTCATTCCGAAGTAG